TTCAGCACGGTCTGGGCACCGGCGGCGCTGCCCAGCAGGGCGATGGCGGCGGCCAGGGTGGCGCGGGTGAGGGCGTGGCGGGCGGTCATGTCAGTCTCCTTGGGGGTGTTGGTGGTGGGAATGCGTGCACGGGGGCGATGGGTGTCTCAGGCCGCGGCGGCCGTGTCGCGCCAGCGGCGCAGCCAGGCCAGGCCGGCCGAGGTGCCGCCGGGGCCGGGCTGGCGCGGGCGGTACTCGCAGCCCACGAAGCCGCCGTAGCCCAGCTGGTCGAGCAGGCTGAACAGCCAGGGGTGGTTGATCTCGCCGGTGTCGGGCTCGTGGCGCTCGGGCACGCCGGCGATCTGGATGTGGCCCACCTGGCCGGTGGGCAGCCACTGGCGCAGCTTCATCGCCAGATCGCCCTCGACGATCTGCGCGTGGTACAGATCGAACTGCACCTTCAGGTTGGCGGCGCCCACGTCGCGCACCACGGCATGCGCGTCGTCCTGGCGGTTGAGAAAGAAGCCGGGCATGTCGCGCGGGTTGATCGGCTCGATCAGCACCTCGATGCCCTCGGGCGCGGCCTGCGCGGCGGCCCAGGCCAGGTTGGCGCAGTAGATGTCGCGCAGCTGCGCGCGGTCGGCCCCGGCCGGTGCCAGGCCGGCCACCACATGCACGCGCTTGCAGCCCAGCGTGCGGGCATAGGGCAGGGCCTGCTCGAGAAAGCCCTGCTGGAACTCGGCCTGGCGGCCGGGCAGGCAGGCGATGCCGCGCTCGCCGCCATCCCAGTGGCCCGGCGGGGCGTTGAACAGCGCCTGAGTCAGGCCATGGGCCTGCAGGCGCGCGGCGATCTCGCTGGCCGCAAAGGCATACGGAAACAGGTACTCCACCGCGTCGAAGCCATCGGCGGCGGCGGCGGCAAAGCGGTCGAGAAAGCCATGCTCGGGGTAGAGCATGCTCAGGTTGGCGGCAAAGCGGGGCATGGCGGGCTTTCGGTGCGGTTTGGCTCGGTTCAGTTCGGGCGTCGGGCGTCGGGCTACCAGACGGCGTTGAACTGCTGGCGCAGCTCGTCGATCTGGGCGTCGCTCAAGGGCGCCGGGCGCGGCGCCGCCATCAGCCACAGCCGGGCGGTCTCTTCCAGCTCTTCCAGCGTGGCCATGGCGGCGGCAGGCGAGTCGTGCCACACATTGGGGCCCAGGCGGTCGAGCATCACCGCGCGCAAGGGCTTGCCGGCCGCGCGCGCGGCGCCGATGGCCCGGGCGACGAGTTCGGCCGCGGCCGGATCGCCGGGGCGGTGGTACGGGATGCGTGGCACGCGGCCGACCTTCATCACGAAGTAGGGCGTGATCGGCGGCAGGATGGCGTCTTCGCGCCACACGCCCAGGCCGGCGGGTGCCAGGGTCAGCGCCACCAGGTGGCTGCTGTGGGTGTGCAATACGCAGCGCGCCTGCGGGTCGGCACCGTAGATCTGGCGGTGCAGGGCCAGGGTCTTGCTGGCGCGGTCGCCGTCGAGTTGGGTGCCGTCGGCCGCCACATGGGCCAGGCGAGCGGGGTCGAGAAAGCCCAGGCAGGCATCGGTGGGCGTGATCAGCCAGCCGCCGGCCTGGCCCGCGCTGTCGGGCAGGCGCACGCTGATGTTGCCGGCCGTGGCATGCACGTAGCCACGCTCGAACAGCGAGCGGCCGACGCGGCAGATCTCGTCGCGCAGCGCGGCGTGGGTGGTCATGCGCCGGCCTCGCTGGCGGCCAGCGCCTCGGCAAAGAAGTCAGGCCCGCCGAAGTTGCCCGACTTCAGCGCCAGCAGCAGGGCGCGGCCAGGCTGAGCCTCGGCACGCGTCCAGGGCACACCGGGGCAAATGGGCGCGCCGATGCGCAGCAGCGGCACATCGAGCGCCTGCACCACGGCGCCCGAGGTTTCGCCACCGGCCACCACCAGGCGCTGCACGCCGGCGGCCACCAGGCCGCAGGCCACCTGGGCCAGGGCCTGCTCCACCAGCGCGCCGGCGCGGGCGGCACCCAGCTCGGCCTGCACGGCCTTCAACGCGGCGGGTTCGGCGGTGGCATAGACCAGCGGCGTGCCGGCTTGCGCCAGCGCCCAGGCCAGGGCCTGCGCGGCCACCGGCTCGCCGCGCGCCAGGGCCCGCGGGTCGATGGCCAGGGCCGGCTGGCCGGCGGCGATCCAGCGGGCCACCTGGGCATTGGTGGCCTGCGAGCACGAGCCCGACAGCAGCGCGGCGCGGCCTCCGGCCAGGCCCAGTGCGGCGGCCTGGGCATCGGGCTGCAGCCAGCCGCGGCGGGCATAGGCCGGCGGCAGGCCCAGCGCCACGCCCGAGCCGGCCACCAGCAGCGGCGCATCGGCCACCGCCTCGCCCAGGGTGCGCAGGTCGTCGTTGCCGATGGCGTCGGCAATCACCAGCGCCACGCCTTCGCGCTGCAGCGCCGACAGCCGCTCACGCGTGGCGTCAGGCCCCTGGGCCACGCTGTCGTAGCGCAGCAGGCCCACGCGCTGCGCGGTTTGCGCCTGCAGCACGCGCACCAGGTTGGCATCGCCCATCGGCGTCAGCGGATGCTCGCGCATGCCCGAGTCGCTGAGCAACTGGTCGGCCACGAACAGGTGGCCGCGAAAGACCGTGCGGCCGTTCTCTGGAAAGGCCGGGCAGGCGATGGCCTGGGCGGCGCCCAGCTCGGCCATCAAGGCCTCGGCCACCGGACCGATGTTGCCGGCCGGCGTGGAATCGAAGGTCGAGCAGACCTTGAAGTAGATCTGCCGCGCGCCACGCGCACGCAGCCAGCGCGCGGCGGCCAGCGAATCGGCCACCGCCTCGGCGGCTGGGCAGGTGCGCGACTTCAGTGCCACCACCACGGCCTGGGCCGGCGGCAGCGCGGCGCCCTCGGCCGGCACGCCGAGGGTCTGCACCGTGCGCAGGCCGGCGCGCACCAGCATGCTGGCCACGTCGGTGGCGCCGGTGAAGTCATCGGCGATGACGCCGAGCAGCAGCGGTGCGCCCACGCTCATTCTTCGCCCCCGGCGGTGGCCGGCCCGCCGCCGGGCAGGGTGATGCCCGACAAGGCGGCGTAGAGCTTGATCACCGCGCTGTCGTCCTCGGCGCCATGGCCGGCGGCGGCGGTGCCCAGGTAGAGCTGGTGCGCGGTGGCCGCCAGCGGCAGCGGAAACTTCAGCGTGCGCGCGGCGTCGAGCACGATGCCGAGATCCTTGATGAAGATGTTCACCGCCGACAGCGGCGTGTAGTCACCGGCCAGGATGTGCGGCACGCGGTTGGCGAACATCCAGCTCGAACCGGCTGAGTGGGTGATCACCTCGTACAGCGCATGCGCATCGGCGCCGGCGCGGATGCCCAGCGCCATGGCCTCGCAGGCGGCGGCGATGTGCACGCCGGCCAGGTGCTGGTTGACCATCTTCACCGTGCTGCCCACGCCGGCGCGCTCGCCCAGGCGGTACACCTTGCCGGCATAGGCGGCCAGCAGCTCGCCAGCGGCGGCAAAGGCCTCGGGCCGGGCCGAGGCCATCACGGTCATCTCGCCGGCCGCGGCCTTGGCCGCGCCACCCGACACCGGCGCGTCGATCAGGTGCAGGCCGCGCTCGGCCAGGCGCGCCTCCCATTGCGGCGGCAGGTTGGGGTCGACCGTGGCGGCGGTGATCACCACCGCGCCGGGCTTCATCACCGCGGCGATGCCGGGCTGCGCGCCACCATCGCCGAACAGCAGGCTCTCGGTTTGCGCGGCGGTGACCACCAGCACCAGCACCGCGTCGCTCTGCGCGGCCAGCTCGGCGGCGCTGGCCGCCACCTGGCCGCCGGCGGCGCGAAACTTCGCGCAGGCGGCCTCGTTGAGGTCGAAGCCGATCGTCGGCGTGCCGCGGCGCAGTGCGCTGAGCGCAGCGCCCAGGCCCATCGAGCCCAGGCCGATGACGCCGAGCGTGCGCGCGGCGGGAGAAGAGGTGTCGGTGCTCATGTGGATCGTCCCGGTCGGGTGGCGGCGCGGGTGAGGGCGTCGCGGATCAGGTCTTCGGCGGCATGCAGGCGTTGCTCGGCCTGGGCCATGTGGTTGCGTGCGGCGGCGCGGGCGCCGGCCGCGTCGCCGCGGCGGATGGCATCGACCAGCGCGCGGTGCTCCAGGCGCACGGCGTCGGCAAAGTCCTGGCGCTGGGCTTCGTTGCCACGGGTCACGCGCATGGCCTCGCGCAGGTACTGCTCCAGGTGGTTGAGCAGGCGGCCGAACTGCGGGTTGCCGCTGGCCTCGGCGA
This portion of the Aquabacterium sp. OR-4 genome encodes:
- the ltnD gene encoding L-threonate dehydrogenase — protein: MSTDTSSPAARTLGVIGLGSMGLGAALSALRRGTPTIGFDLNEAACAKFRAAGGQVAASAAELAAQSDAVLVLVVTAAQTESLLFGDGGAQPGIAAVMKPGAVVITAATVDPNLPPQWEARLAERGLHLIDAPVSGGAAKAAAGEMTVMASARPEAFAAAGELLAAYAGKVYRLGERAGVGSTVKMVNQHLAGVHIAAACEAMALGIRAGADAHALYEVITHSAGSSWMFANRVPHILAGDYTPLSAVNIFIKDLGIVLDAARTLKFPLPLAATAHQLYLGTAAAGHGAEDDSAVIKLYAALSGITLPGGGPATAGGEE
- the otnI gene encoding 2-oxo-tetronate isomerase; this translates as MPRFAANLSMLYPEHGFLDRFAAAAADGFDAVEYLFPYAFAASEIAARLQAHGLTQALFNAPPGHWDGGERGIACLPGRQAEFQQGFLEQALPYARTLGCKRVHVVAGLAPAGADRAQLRDIYCANLAWAAAQAAPEGIEVLIEPINPRDMPGFFLNRQDDAHAVVRDVGAANLKVQFDLYHAQIVEGDLAMKLRQWLPTGQVGHIQIAGVPERHEPDTGEINHPWLFSLLDQLGYGGFVGCEYRPRQPGPGGTSAGLAWLRRWRDTAAAA
- a CDS encoding class II aldolase/adducin family protein — translated: MTTHAALRDEICRVGRSLFERGYVHATAGNISVRLPDSAGQAGGWLITPTDACLGFLDPARLAHVAADGTQLDGDRASKTLALHRQIYGADPQARCVLHTHSSHLVALTLAPAGLGVWREDAILPPITPYFVMKVGRVPRIPYHRPGDPAAAELVARAIGAARAAGKPLRAVMLDRLGPNVWHDSPAAAMATLEELEETARLWLMAAPRPAPLSDAQIDELRQQFNAVW
- the otnK gene encoding 3-oxo-tetronate kinase encodes the protein MSVGAPLLLGVIADDFTGATDVASMLVRAGLRTVQTLGVPAEGAALPPAQAVVVALKSRTCPAAEAVADSLAAARWLRARGARQIYFKVCSTFDSTPAGNIGPVAEALMAELGAAQAIACPAFPENGRTVFRGHLFVADQLLSDSGMREHPLTPMGDANLVRVLQAQTAQRVGLLRYDSVAQGPDATRERLSALQREGVALVIADAIGNDDLRTLGEAVADAPLLVAGSGVALGLPPAYARRGWLQPDAQAAALGLAGGRAALLSGSCSQATNAQVARWIAAGQPALAIDPRALARGEPVAAQALAWALAQAGTPLVYATAEPAALKAVQAELGAARAGALVEQALAQVACGLVAAGVQRLVVAGGETSGAVVQALDVPLLRIGAPICPGVPWTRAEAQPGRALLLALKSGNFGGPDFFAEALAASEAGA